The following coding sequences lie in one Candidatus Neptunochlamydia sp. REUL1 genomic window:
- a CDS encoding DUF6371 domain-containing protein, translating to MNKKMAYVGLTRHTHSVNYYVPKDTCKNMAQLKWSASREGFKGSTIHYTHDLELAKEAAQKERAEKSEELGTSDSWLNVSKSIAMDASAGIKGFFYKRAQRIQDKKLDKSFYEFQEKEEKVSLRVQRFEEPLNKDEITAKAIKAIEKQEGEKILMKEELKIKEIGEKLEKERQTRAPNETVADPNLKKYWSQVFKCKELQTLVDAEKEGGLKDLESSKSFKKWQAACARRNTLAYELDSSSKSSLHQKAREVFELQASKHASYLKEQELKKSPDLGEHLRFNIEPLLSRLFPDGPTMKTASAFRFGSKGSFSVTHSGEKAGQFYDFENREGGGVLKLIEHRLGMNRKESVEWAKEFLNIAPSLKISETFQKPLKEEKTLSNWHPKKPPVHKLPPTLKELKLDKHWNEAMRHEYRDREGNLLYQVLRLQDPNNLSKKITPPLSYGHYADEEKLSWQLKGYKDETGRNSLYGLEKLDKNPKATVVIVEGEKAADLGGDKFLQKEKYVCLSWAGGARSVSKADWSPLEGRKVLVWGDNDEAGRKAQSDVCKELKKLDHIAVKAIDHTMLKEKNFSEKWDLADPLPKNCSEMTIQILKDKAVETIGSFDQMDRFYEKQVIQEKIDLAEKQRIVSGKSGLYGIEKVFENERTTVVLVSSPEAADKGADHFLIKEDHVCVSWNGGAKGAEGHSHENEIDFSALEGRKVLVWGDHDDTGKEVQKDICEQLKEYDNMAVKAVNHDLMDQKGIIEGWSLADDFSKASHCGFYTCTYLENDADKVVGEWRDIDDKYRELDKELGLDKDRGLER from the coding sequence TTGAATAAGAAGATGGCCTATGTGGGGCTCACCCGTCATACCCATTCAGTGAATTATTATGTTCCTAAAGACACCTGCAAAAATATGGCTCAGCTTAAATGGTCTGCTAGTAGAGAGGGTTTTAAAGGGTCCACGATCCATTATACTCACGATCTAGAGCTTGCAAAAGAAGCTGCACAAAAAGAGCGCGCAGAGAAAAGTGAAGAGCTAGGAACGAGCGATAGTTGGCTGAACGTTTCCAAGTCCATTGCGATGGATGCGAGTGCTGGGATAAAAGGGTTCTTTTATAAGAGAGCTCAGCGGATTCAAGATAAAAAGCTCGATAAAAGCTTCTATGAGTTCCAAGAAAAGGAAGAGAAAGTTTCTCTTCGCGTTCAGCGATTTGAAGAGCCTCTTAACAAAGATGAGATAACGGCTAAAGCAATCAAAGCAATAGAAAAACAAGAAGGGGAGAAAATACTCATGAAAGAGGAGCTCAAAATTAAAGAAATAGGGGAGAAATTAGAAAAAGAGAGGCAAACTAGAGCTCCCAATGAAACAGTCGCAGATCCTAACCTTAAAAAGTATTGGTCCCAGGTGTTTAAGTGCAAAGAGCTTCAAACTCTTGTTGATGCAGAAAAAGAAGGGGGACTTAAAGATCTAGAAAGCTCTAAAAGCTTTAAAAAGTGGCAAGCTGCTTGTGCTAGAAGAAACACCCTTGCCTACGAGCTTGACTCTTCTTCTAAGTCTAGCTTACATCAAAAGGCAAGAGAAGTGTTTGAGCTTCAAGCATCGAAGCATGCCTCTTATTTAAAAGAACAAGAGCTCAAGAAAAGTCCTGATTTAGGTGAGCATTTAAGGTTTAACATTGAGCCTCTTTTGAGTAGGCTCTTTCCCGATGGGCCAACCATGAAGACTGCAAGCGCTTTCCGATTCGGATCTAAGGGATCTTTTTCTGTCACCCATAGTGGAGAAAAGGCTGGACAGTTCTATGACTTTGAAAATAGAGAAGGTGGGGGAGTTTTAAAGCTCATTGAACATCGGTTAGGAATGAATCGTAAAGAATCTGTAGAATGGGCAAAAGAGTTTTTAAATATCGCTCCAAGCTTAAAGATCTCTGAGACTTTTCAAAAACCCCTTAAGGAAGAGAAAACCTTATCTAATTGGCATCCTAAAAAACCTCCTGTACATAAGCTTCCGCCAACGCTGAAAGAATTAAAATTAGACAAGCACTGGAATGAAGCGATGCGTCATGAATATCGAGATCGAGAGGGGAATCTTCTATATCAAGTCCTTAGACTTCAAGACCCCAATAACCTCTCTAAAAAGATCACCCCTCCTTTGAGTTATGGCCATTATGCGGATGAAGAAAAGCTCTCTTGGCAGCTCAAAGGTTATAAAGATGAAACGGGGAGGAATTCTCTATATGGGCTCGAAAAGCTCGATAAAAATCCCAAAGCTACGGTGGTGATCGTTGAAGGGGAAAAAGCAGCCGATTTAGGTGGAGATAAATTTCTGCAAAAAGAGAAATATGTTTGCCTTTCCTGGGCCGGAGGAGCAAGAAGTGTTTCCAAAGCTGACTGGTCTCCCTTAGAAGGGCGGAAAGTCCTTGTCTGGGGAGACAATGATGAAGCAGGAAGAAAGGCTCAAAGCGATGTATGTAAAGAGCTCAAAAAGCTAGATCATATCGCCGTTAAAGCCATTGACCATACCATGTTAAAAGAAAAAAACTTCTCTGAGAAGTGGGACTTAGCTGATCCTCTTCCAAAAAACTGCTCAGAAATGACAATTCAGATTCTTAAGGATAAAGCTGTAGAGACGATCGGAAGTTTCGATCAAATGGATCGCTTCTATGAAAAACAAGTGATCCAAGAAAAAATCGATCTTGCAGAAAAGCAAAGAATAGTGTCTGGAAAGTCAGGGCTTTACGGGATCGAGAAAGTCTTTGAAAATGAAAGGACAACCGTTGTCCTTGTTTCAAGCCCCGAAGCCGCAGATAAAGGGGCAGACCATTTTCTTATAAAAGAGGATCACGTCTGTGTTTCATGGAATGGAGGAGCTAAAGGAGCAGAGGGACATTCCCATGAAAATGAGATTGATTTTTCAGCTCTTGAAGGACGTAAAGTACTTGTTTGGGGAGATCATGATGATACTGGAAAAGAAGTCCAGAAGGATATCTGCGAGCAGCTGAAAGAATATGACAACATGGCTGTAAAGGCTGTAAACCATGATCTAATGGACCAAAAAGGCATTATTGAGGGATGGAGTCTTGCCGATGATTTTAGTAAAGCAAGTCACTGTGGATTTTATACTTGCACTTATCTTGAAAACGATGCTGACAAAGTCGTTGGAGAGTGGAGAGATATCGACGATAAATATAGAGAGTTAGATAAGGAACTGGGTCTTGATAAAGACCGGGGATTAGAGCGTTAA
- a CDS encoding transposase → MKPRKWDGRTKARAILEGIKGRKVAEICNDYQISQAQYYQWREQFLSNLDKPFEAKKPTSREERLKCENQKLKALIGGLTL, encoded by the coding sequence ATGAAACCAAGAAAATGGGATGGGAGAACCAAAGCCCGAGCAATTCTAGAGGGGATTAAAGGGAGAAAAGTTGCCGAAATCTGCAATGATTATCAGATTAGCCAAGCCCAATACTATCAGTGGAGAGAGCAGTTTTTATCTAATCTTGACAAACCTTTTGAAGCAAAAAAGCCAACCTCTCGGGAAGAAAGATTAAAATGTGAGAATCAGAAACTTAAAGCTCTTATAGGAGGGTTAACGCTCTAA
- a CDS encoding ATP-binding protein — translation MKKLPIGIQSIREILEEDQVYVDKTKFALNLIKNGKHYFISRPRRFGKSLFLSTLQEILSGNKKLFKECAIYNSEYDWEKHPIIYLDFSKIANRTPDQLEASLKIRLEIIAKEHDLSIITTDIVVGFDTLITELSNKYKSKVVVLVDEYDKPIIDQMHDLSIAQQNREVLKQFFGTLKGSDKNLKFTFITGVSRFSQVSLFSGLNNLKNITMDPRYAAVMGYTEKELKESFADYIQDIVKKRKEQGSIVAANEVLGEVRTWYNGYRFTKSDTCVYNPFSTLNYMDEQEVSSYWYSTGTPSFLINQVKKYPQSVTSLRGKAVLKSTLSDISNLDRINLSALMFQTGYLTIKGYNPEEDSYQLNFPNQEVEQAFFNSLLEEFAEIEPLTIRRAAKEIKQDLELFNLGPFVTKINTHFAKVAYHLFNKAQEGFYQAIFFTFLETSGIKTKAEMATNIGRIDLVCEMPNTVCIFELKLDKTADIAFKQAESKKYIERYSLDGKDIMVMGINFSSKFRNIGDWKGILYSPEGKLIQEFLPKAGE, via the coding sequence ATGAAGAAATTACCTATTGGAATTCAGAGCATACGTGAGATTTTAGAAGAAGATCAAGTGTATGTGGACAAAACAAAATTCGCTTTGAATTTAATAAAGAATGGAAAGCATTACTTTATATCTCGTCCTAGAAGATTTGGAAAGTCTTTGTTTTTGAGCACGCTTCAAGAAATTCTTAGTGGCAACAAAAAACTTTTTAAAGAATGTGCAATCTATAATAGTGAATATGATTGGGAAAAACATCCCATCATTTATTTAGATTTCTCAAAAATAGCAAATAGAACCCCTGATCAACTCGAAGCCTCATTAAAAATAAGACTAGAGATTATTGCTAAAGAGCACGATCTATCGATTATTACTACTGACATTGTAGTTGGGTTTGATACACTAATTACCGAATTATCAAATAAATATAAGAGCAAAGTGGTGGTGCTAGTCGATGAATATGACAAGCCAATTATAGACCAAATGCATGACCTTTCCATTGCGCAGCAAAACCGTGAAGTCTTAAAACAGTTCTTTGGAACATTAAAGGGATCAGATAAAAACTTAAAGTTCACCTTTATAACTGGTGTAAGTAGGTTCTCTCAAGTTTCTCTCTTTTCTGGCCTCAATAATCTAAAAAACATTACGATGGATCCAAGGTACGCCGCAGTCATGGGCTACACAGAAAAAGAGTTGAAAGAATCCTTTGCTGATTATATTCAAGATATCGTTAAAAAAAGAAAAGAACAAGGGAGTATAGTTGCAGCAAATGAAGTTCTTGGAGAGGTACGTACATGGTATAATGGGTATCGATTCACAAAAAGCGATACCTGTGTCTATAATCCTTTTTCTACTCTTAACTATATGGATGAACAAGAAGTTTCATCTTACTGGTATAGTACAGGAACTCCTTCCTTTCTGATCAATCAAGTAAAAAAGTACCCCCAGTCAGTCACGTCCTTAAGGGGAAAAGCTGTTTTAAAAAGTACACTTTCAGATATCAGTAACCTAGACCGGATCAACCTATCCGCACTCATGTTCCAAACAGGGTATTTGACCATAAAAGGCTATAATCCTGAAGAAGACTCTTACCAGCTCAATTTTCCTAATCAAGAGGTAGAGCAAGCCTTTTTTAATTCTCTTCTTGAGGAGTTTGCAGAAATTGAGCCTTTAACCATTAGAAGAGCTGCTAAAGAAATCAAACAGGATCTAGAGTTATTTAATCTCGGACCATTTGTCACTAAAATAAACACGCACTTTGCAAAAGTAGCTTATCATCTTTTTAACAAAGCGCAGGAGGGATTTTACCAAGCAATCTTTTTTACCTTCCTCGAAACCTCTGGCATTAAGACAAAAGCTGAAATGGCAACAAACATTGGTCGGATAGATCTTGTCTGTGAGATGCCTAATACAGTCTGCATCTTTGAACTCAAATTAGATAAAACGGCAGATATTGCATTCAAACAAGCAGAATCAAAGAAATATATAGAACGATACTCTCTAGATGGAAAAGACATCATGGTGATGGGAATCAATTTTAGCTCAAAATTTCGCAACATCGGTGATTGGAAAGGTATTTTATATTCTCCTGAAGGAAAGTTGATACAAGAGTTTTTGCCTAAGGCAGGGGAATAA
- a CDS encoding helix-turn-helix domain-containing protein, translated as MLLEDFIKKSGLKKKSFAQSVDISTTNLWKILKGITRPSLKTAQKIEEFTEGKVSRQELLFGKSRKGVQLKPSIEKRVSELEKRIKKLETQAEYS; from the coding sequence ATGTTATTAGAAGACTTCATCAAAAAATCGGGACTAAAAAAGAAATCCTTTGCTCAATCGGTTGATATAAGTACGACAAATCTTTGGAAAATATTGAAGGGGATTACGCGCCCTTCGCTTAAAACGGCTCAGAAAATTGAGGAGTTCACCGAAGGAAAGGTTTCTAGGCAGGAGCTTTTATTTGGTAAGAGCAGGAAAGGTGTGCAATTAAAACCATCAATCGAGAAGCGTGTTTCTGAACTGGAAAAGCGCATTAAGAAATTAGAAACCCAAGCAGAGTATTCATGA
- a CDS encoding Lpg1974 family pore-forming outer membrane protein — MMVSQARPSANPGVMRDEWFLTIEPLYWHQRTNGTAFAYSNSTLLTSVPLNGRTKDIDFGWSWGVRIGSGKNVTFDQWDVYASFVYYQNHASGKSRGGQNSVLIPLRGSVITQTGVGFAKATYDLDFYNIDLELGRHYYVSERLSFRLFIGLKNAWIDQYQTVRYTGGSLGNNSAHINDDCEYWGIGLRGGVNSKWHLLDGWYFGGLFSGAILYGFYDIEHREKVTPSPRDKIHLEDNKHRFVPMVQWRLGIGHGRYFNQKEYYLDLGVYYEGMYWWRQNQMLRVYEYSALRYDNYSEDLTMHGLTFSGRLYF; from the coding sequence ATGATGGTCAGTCAAGCACGTCCAAGTGCAAATCCCGGAGTGATGAGAGACGAATGGTTTTTAACCATCGAACCTCTTTATTGGCACCAGCGCACAAATGGAACGGCATTTGCTTATAGCAATAGCACACTTTTAACAAGTGTTCCGTTGAATGGCAGAACTAAGGATATTGATTTTGGGTGGTCTTGGGGGGTGCGTATTGGCAGTGGCAAGAATGTTACTTTTGATCAGTGGGATGTTTATGCATCTTTTGTTTATTACCAGAATCATGCATCTGGGAAATCTCGTGGAGGCCAAAACAGTGTTTTGATTCCTCTTCGTGGTTCTGTAATTACACAAACAGGCGTTGGATTCGCGAAGGCGACATATGATCTCGATTTTTATAATATCGATTTGGAATTAGGGCGTCATTACTATGTAAGTGAAAGGCTTTCCTTTCGCCTATTTATTGGTCTCAAAAATGCCTGGATTGATCAATATCAAACGGTTCGGTATACAGGAGGGTCTTTAGGAAATAATTCTGCGCATATCAATGATGATTGTGAATATTGGGGAATAGGGCTTAGAGGGGGAGTAAACTCTAAATGGCATCTCTTGGATGGATGGTATTTTGGAGGGCTTTTTTCAGGAGCAATTCTTTATGGATTTTATGATATTGAACATAGAGAAAAGGTAACGCCTAGTCCTCGCGATAAAATCCATCTGGAGGATAACAAACACCGGTTTGTTCCAATGGTTCAGTGGCGCTTAGGCATTGGGCATGGAAGATACTTCAATCAGAAGGAGTATTACCTTGATCTCGGAGTTTATTACGAGGGAATGTATTGGTGGCGACAAAATCAAATGCTTAGAGTCTATGAATATTCAGCGCTCAGATACGACAACTATTCTGAGGATCTTACGATGCATGGCCTGACATTTTCAGGGCGACTATATTTCTAA
- a CDS encoding acylphosphatase — translation MTGNKQILTILIVSGTVQGVFFRAKTKKHADHLGLKGYVKNLLDGTVEIGVVGKESSALVTLLKNEPLPIEISAVSLSSRLLDREYHDFSIA, via the coding sequence ATGACTGGGAACAAACAAATTTTAACCATTCTCATTGTTAGTGGAACAGTTCAGGGGGTCTTTTTTCGTGCAAAAACGAAAAAACATGCTGATCACCTAGGTCTTAAGGGATATGTCAAAAATCTTTTAGATGGAACTGTAGAAATTGGTGTTGTGGGGAAGGAGAGCAGTGCATTAGTCACCCTTCTAAAAAACGAACCATTGCCCATTGAAATCAGTGCTGTTTCCTTATCTTCTCGCCTTCTAGACCGAGAGTATCATGACTTCAGTATCGCTTAG
- the dusB gene encoding tRNA dihydrouridine synthase DusB: protein MKKHVKPIKLGKLTLPANVFFSPLAGCSDYPFRQMASLFKPGLMFCEMVKMDALIRHEPSTYHLLDYDPSMRPIGGQLCGSKPQLAGPTARIIEELGFDVVDLNCGCPVDKITKDGSGSGMLKNPELIGLVIANMVAAVDIPVTVKIRAGWDDESINASLITKIAEQAGAQAISIHGRTRQQKYTGRANWDHIKAAKQAATSIKVIGNGDVFDAEAGLALFKHTGCDAILISRGTFGKPWIAEDVRRLDQGLSPFIPDVKETLLNHLAYTAAYQTDRKALLDMRRVGCWYLRNGTGTKKLRESLNRTKKLTEIETLINNYDWEQTNFNHSHC from the coding sequence ATGAAAAAGCATGTAAAGCCGATTAAACTAGGGAAGCTCACCCTTCCAGCAAACGTCTTTTTTTCTCCTCTTGCTGGTTGTTCCGACTATCCTTTTAGACAGATGGCATCTCTCTTCAAACCGGGACTAATGTTCTGCGAAATGGTGAAAATGGATGCCCTCATCCGCCACGAACCCTCCACGTATCATCTTTTAGACTACGACCCTTCAATGCGCCCGATTGGCGGCCAGCTCTGTGGCAGTAAACCCCAGCTTGCAGGACCCACAGCTCGTATTATTGAAGAGCTTGGCTTCGATGTTGTTGATCTCAACTGTGGCTGCCCCGTGGATAAAATCACCAAAGATGGAAGCGGAAGTGGAATGTTAAAAAATCCAGAGCTCATCGGCTTGGTTATTGCCAACATGGTTGCAGCTGTCGATATTCCTGTTACTGTGAAGATCCGCGCTGGTTGGGACGATGAGAGTATCAACGCCTCTCTTATTACAAAGATAGCAGAGCAAGCCGGTGCTCAAGCAATCTCAATCCATGGAAGAACAAGGCAACAGAAATATACAGGTAGAGCAAACTGGGACCATATTAAAGCCGCAAAACAGGCAGCTACCTCTATTAAAGTTATCGGAAATGGCGACGTATTTGATGCTGAGGCTGGTCTTGCTCTTTTTAAACATACTGGATGCGATGCAATTCTCATTTCGCGAGGAACCTTTGGAAAACCTTGGATTGCTGAAGATGTACGACGTCTTGATCAAGGCCTCTCTCCTTTTATTCCTGATGTAAAAGAAACACTTTTAAACCATCTTGCCTATACTGCAGCGTATCAAACCGATCGTAAAGCTCTTCTTGATATGAGACGTGTTGGCTGTTGGTACCTCAGAAATGGGACAGGGACAAAAAAATTGCGTGAATCGTTGAACCGTACAAAAAAACTCACTGAGATAGAAACCCTCATCAATAACTATGACTGGGAACAAACAAATTTTAACCATTCTCATTGTTAG
- a CDS encoding YggT family protein, whose protein sequence is MAYAISAVRLLFTVYSLMLIMRIFGSWFPSFQQTSIFRFLSHYTDPYLNIFRRFIPPIGGVLDLSPIIGFFLLQFLEYLITRLLIMMI, encoded by the coding sequence ATGGCATATGCAATTTCAGCGGTTCGACTATTATTCACGGTTTACTCTCTGATGCTCATTATGAGGATCTTTGGGTCCTGGTTTCCAAGCTTTCAACAGACTTCCATTTTCCGCTTCCTTTCCCACTACACGGATCCCTACCTTAATATCTTTAGACGTTTCATTCCTCCCATTGGTGGCGTTTTAGATTTAAGCCCAATTATCGGGTTCTTTCTCCTTCAGTTTCTCGAGTATCTGATCACACGCCTTCTGATCATGATGATATGA